Proteins encoded by one window of Salvia splendens isolate huo1 chromosome 14, SspV2, whole genome shotgun sequence:
- the LOC121764527 gene encoding receptor-like protein 33, translating into MDSLLSSIHFTGFRALEWDSEGISGRIGESSALFQLTYLSRLGLSSNDFTTTEIPNQFHRLPNLAILDLSESGFKGPIPSTLANLTQLVELYLPTNFLTGSIPSFHNCKNLESIKLRDNNLMGSLSHLHFQGLTNLSRLDLSHNSLNGTIPHHLFTLPSIGVLHLSNNQFSGQIKEISILAYSNLAELYLSVNRIGGPIPNFFFQLRNMEIVYLSDNLFNGTFKLNKIRSLTILSELSLSNNNLSVDTTNMSSSSNLNLLHMSSCNLHDFPNLRNLSYLADLDLSNNHLRGDIPSWIWGSGMISLNLSLNLLTDLQKPYHIPTSLYTLDLHSNLLSCEFPLLRPDANANENESDYYFANFLFLANNRLTGVIPTSICSISRLMVLDLSFNNLIGSIPPCLLQESYYLKVLNLRGNNFIGVIPDTFNWECGLKTFDVSDNNLGGKIPKSLANCVELAVMNVGNNNFDDSFPCMALPESLKVLVLRSNRFHGELRCGKSWPDLQILDISSNHLSGTLDSLNFSSWRGMMLQSQAHLRRSPSDILNASYLYRDEVTIIVKNVEVRLVKIWPDFTCIDLSSNHFEKEIPDAIGSLTSLYLLNLSHNSLTHAIPRSLGALTELGSLDLSSNKLTGRIPDELTKLDFLSFLNLSYNHLTGLIPTSSHFQTFSADSFEGNAGLSGFPLNGSFNNRPPPGPSPSEDSEPKEEEIEWEYVFAASGYVVGFGSIAWILLCCRSLRERYFEKIEEVADKIFFERGRRKRRHERRVRRRREERNAVRRRHHQ; encoded by the exons ATGGACTCATTGTTGAGCTCTATCCATTTCACAGGGTTTAGAGCATTGGAATGGGACAG CGAGGGCATCTCCGGCAGAATTGGTGAGTCATCAGCTCTTTTCCAGTTGACATACTTGTCGAGGCTTGGCCTCTCATCCAATGACTTCACCACAACTGAGATTCCTAACCAATTCCATCGTCTCCCAAATTTGGCAATCCTTGATTTGTCAGAGTCTGGTTTCAAGGGACCAATTCCATCCACGCTGGCCAACCTAACTCAGCTAGTTGAACTCTACTTACCGACTAACTTCCTCACTGGTTCGATTCCTTCATTTCATAACTGCAAGAATCTTGAATCCATAAAGCTTAGGGATAATAATCTAATGGGCTCACTTTCTCACTTGCATTTTCAAGGTCTTACAAACCTCAGTCGTTTAGATTTAAGCCACAATTCATTGAACGGCACCATTCCTCACCATCTTTTTACCCTCCCTTCAATTGGTGTTCTTCATCTATCCAACAACCAATTCAGTGGACAAATCAAAGAAATTTCCATTTTAGCCTACTCTAACCTTGCTGAGCTATATTTAAGCGTTAATAGAATTGGAGGTCCTATTCCGaacttcttcttccagctacgAAATATGGAAATAGTTTACCTTTCCGACAACTTGTTCAACGGCACTTTCAAACTGAATAAGATTCGAAGTCTTACAATACTTTCAGAACTTAGTCTTTCTAACAACAACTTGTCAGTTGACACAACCAACATGAGTTCAAGTTCAAACTTAAATTTATTGCACATGTCATCCTGCAATCTGCATGATTTCCCAAATCTTAGAAATTTATCCTATTTGGCAGATTTGGACCTCTCAAACAATCATTTGCGAGGGGATATTCCTAGTTGGATTTGGGGATCTGGAATGATCTCTTTGAACCTTTCTCTTAATCTTCTGACAGATTTGCAAAAGCCTTACCATATACCTACTTCTCTTTATACACTAGACTTACACTCAAACCTTTTGAGTTGTGAGTTTCCCTTACTCCGTCCAGACGCAAACGCAAACGAAAACGAATCTGATTATTATTTTGCCAATTTCTTGTTTCTCGCAAACAATAGGCTAACCGGAGTAATTCCAACCTCTATATGCAGTATATCAAGACTTATGGTTCTCGACTTGTCTTTCAATAACTTAATCGGTAGCATACCTCCCTGCCTACTGCAAGAAAGTTATTACCTTAAAGTGCTCAATCTTAGGGGAAACAACTTTATTGGTGTTATCCCTGATACATTTAATTGGGAGTGTGGGCTAAAAACCTTTGATGTTAGTGACAACAACTTAGGAGGGAAGATTCCCAAGTCTTTGGCAAATTGTGTAGAATTAGCGGTGATGAATGTTGGAAACAACAACTTTGATGATAGTTTCCCTTGCATGGCGCTGCCGGAGAGCTTGAAGGTTCTTGTGTTGCGCTCCAACAGATTCCATGGAGAGTTGAGATGTGGTAAGAGTTGGCCTGATCTTCAAATTTTGGATATATCTTCAAATCATTTAAGTGGCACTCTGGATTCCCTAAACTTCTCAAGCTGGAGAGGAATGATGCTACAAAGTCAGGCACATTTAAGGCGTTCACCCTCCGATATTTTAAATGCAAGTTATTTATATCGGGATGAGGTGACAATAATTGTGAAAAATGTAGAAGTGAGGCTTGTGAAGATTTGGCCTGACTTTACATGCATTGATTTGTCTTCCAATCATTTTGAGAAAGAAATACCAGATGCAATTGGTAGTCTCACCTCACTCTATCTTCTCAACTTATCACACAACTCTCTCACTCATGCAATCCCAAGATCATTGGGTGCCTTGACAGAGCTTGGGTCGCTCGACCTCTCTTCAAACAAGCTCACCGGGAGAATACCAGATGAGCTCACAAAACTCGATTTCCTATCATTCTTGAATCTGTCTTACAATCATCTCACTGGACTGATCCCAACTAGCAGCCACTTTCAAACGTTTTCAGCGGATTCATTTGAAGGAAATGCGGGGTTATCTGGTTTCCCACTCAACGGAAGTTTCAACAACCGCCCTCCACCAGGTCCATCGCCATCAGAGGATTCAGAACCAAAAGAGGAGGAGATTGAGTGGGAATATGTGTTTGCTGCGTCTGGTTATGTTGTGGGATTCGGAAGCATTGCATGGATTCTGTTATGTTGCAGGAGCTTGAGAGAAAGATACTTTGAGAAGATAGAAGAGGTTGCTGACAAGATATTCTTTGAGAGAGGAAGGAGAAAAAGAAGACATGAAAGAAgagtaagaagaagaagagaagagaggaATGCAGTTAGAAGAAGGCATCATCAGTGA
- the LOC121764528 gene encoding receptor-like protein 6, whose amino-acid sequence MLVGNLTGLTELYLDGVNVTSSHDRKEWSRVISSFLPNITGLSLCRCSLLGPLFKSFWQLRSLSVLRLDLNDLSRVVRDMFASFSSLNTLSLVGCGLEGFFPGVIFGIPGLENLDLSHNKLLSGSVPPFTKTGSVKSMRLSVTNFSGIIPSSLSNLRSLSEIDLSDCLFTGSLPSTFASLTEP is encoded by the coding sequence ATGCTTGTTGGGAATCTAACAGGGCTTACAGAGCTCTATCTTGATGGTGTCAATGTTACTTCCTCTCACGACAGGAAAGAATGGAGTCGTGTGATATCATCGTTTTTGCCTAACATCACCGGGCTGAGTTTGTGCCGGTGCTCTCTGCTTGGCCCTTTGTTTAAGTCCTTCTGGCAACTCCGTTCCCTGTCTGTTCTTCGACTAGATCTGAATGATCTGTCCAGAGTAGTTCGGGACATGTTCGCCAGTTTTTCGAGTTTGAACACTTTGAGCCTTGTTGGGTGTGGTTTGGAAGGTTTCTTTCCTGGAGTGATATTTGGTATTCCAGGTTTGGAAAATCTTGATTTGTCTCATAATAAACTGCTTAGCGGAAGCGTACCACCATTTACAAAGACAGGGTCTGTTAAGTCTATGAGGCTGAGTGTCACTAATTTTTCGGGTATCATACCAAGTTCGCTTAGCAATCTCAGGTCGTTGTCGGAGATAGACCTGTCCGATTGCCTTTTCACCGGTTCGCTTCCTTCCACCTTTGCTTCACTGACTGAACCCTAA